The genomic region CCGTTTCGAATGGCGTTTTGTATGTCGGTTTTATAGGTTGAGAGCGCGTCTTGTCCGGCGACAGGAACGATCGACGTGATTTTCTGAAGAATCTTTTGGATGGTTGTATCGGCCTTTGTAGGATTGTCCGTCTTGACGCGATTGTCCGTTTTCGTCTTGGGATTGACGTCGGCGCCGGGCGTGAACGACGGGTTCAATTCTTGGATATGGCTTTCCGCCGCTTCCTCTAAAATTTTTCTCAACGTGAGCCACTCTCGGATGCTGAGACGAAGGCTGGAATCAAATCGAAACGGAAGAATCAATCCGAACGTATCGGTTTCCGAATCGTAATCGACTTGAATCAAATCGGCGACGTGAGGAGTTGCGCCGAGAAAAAAAAGTTCTCCGAGCTGTTCTTTGAGATCCTTTTGATTGGAAACGCCGGTTACGCTCGAAAGTTCTTCCAGGGTCATTCTTTTTCCGTCGCGCAAATGACGAATCAGATTCAGTTTGAAATTCAGTCGGACCGTACTTGGATTCATGAAAACCTACGCCTCAAGAGTAAAAACGGCGCGCATTCTGTAAACCGGAAATGTTAGATTCTTCCCTGCGTTTGTCGCTTGTGGTGCGATTTGTAATCCAAGATCGGAAATTTTCAACGATTTGGAATCCGTTTGCAAAAGTTTTTTTGCATTCTTATCAGCATGAACTCGGAAAAGAAAATTCTTAGAAGTATTTATTATCCCCGGAAATTCTATTTGGAATTGATGGACGCGAACGGAGTTT from Leptospira kmetyi serovar Malaysia str. Bejo-Iso9 harbors:
- a CDS encoding helix-turn-helix transcriptional regulator; translated protein: MNPSTVRLNFKLNLIRHLRDGKRMTLEELSSVTGVSNQKDLKEQLGELFFLGATPHVADLIQVDYDSETDTFGLILPFRFDSSLRLSIREWLTLRKILEEAAESHIQELNPSFTPGADVNPKTKTDNRVKTDNPTKADTTIQKILQKITSIVPVAGQDALSTYKTDIQNAIRNGKSVQLEYQSRNGEKTTRRKVDPWFLFHSLEDYLLGYCHERKAPRNFRLDHILSLKIGDEPITEPAGRKKSTYISEFEEFRKSQENSSGVAELWHTKEVFYNLNRKLGLERTAQTKTIHDVVYHLSKAKIREEVWFLETILPFGKNVILKSPEHLVKRIVGEMESILR